CTAAATAAATTACACTGTAAATTGGATAAGGATGTTAAGCTGAAAACTGAGTATTACAAGGTTTTTGACGCGTATGAAAAGGAGGGTATAATTGAGGAAATTCCTAGCAATGAGATTAGTAgtgctttccctatttttttatatgcctCACAGACCTGTTGTAAGAGAGGCTAGTACAAGTACAAAGGTAAGACCTGTTTTTGATGCTTCGGCTGCTAGTTACAATGGAGTATCTTTTGAATGATAACTGGCCCATCTCTTAACCCCGACTCAGTAAAAATACTGATTCGATTTAGGAGATGGCCTATAGCCTTGTCAGGTGATATCAACAAGGCATTTTTACAAGTGAGCatgagacgagaagagagatgTACATCGTTTCTTACTGAAGTGTGAAAATGGTATTAGAATTATGAGATTTCGGCGTGTTCCATTTGGTAACACTGCTAGCccctttttattaattaaatgctACAATTCTATATCATCTTGAACAGTGTAAAAtgactgaggtaatacaagagttaaaggaaaatatgtatgtagataattgGTTGAGTGGTGCTGACAGCTTTAATGAAGCTTATGCCAAGTTCAGTGAGGCTCGTAAGGTTTTATCTCTGGCAGGTATCCCTTTGACCAAATGGGTCTCTAATAGCAAATTAGTGACTTCTAGATTTAATGATAGAATAATCTTGTTAAAGAAGATGAAGCTACTAGTGTGTTAGGATTGCATTGGTATAACAAttctgatacattttcctttcatggAATTGAACTAAGCTCCAAGGTAGAGCTGGAGTTGACCAAACGATCAGTTTTGAGTCTTATTGCTAAATTATTTGATCCTCTGGGTCTTATAAGTCCCTTTGTAATGTATGGTAAAATACTCTTTCAGGACATTTGGAGATTGGGTCTTTGGGATGATTTATTACCTCTGGAACTGCAGGTTAAGTTTCAGAAGTGGGTCGAGTGTGCTAAATTTCTGAAATCTTGGAATGTTAATAGGTGCTATTTTCCTGATACTTTATGGGCaggtctttgtaaaattgaattaCATGCCTTTGGAGATGCTTCCACAAAGGGGTAtggtgcttgtgtatatataagaACCTGCTCCCATGATGGTTTTTATAAGGTGTCATTGGTGGCATCCAGATCTAGAGTAGGACCTATCAAGACAGTAACTCTTCCTAGACTGGAATTAATGGGGCTTATGTTCAAGGTTAGTAGTTTTTGTAAAGAATGCTCTAAGTTTGAGTAATGATACCTCCCTCATATGTTGGACTGATTCTAAGATAGCACTTGCTTGGCTTCAAGGAGACCCTTGTAAATGGAAACCCATTGTAGCTAACAGTTACTGAAATCCAAAGTAGAACTCCACCTAGCTGTTGGCATCATTGTTCAGGAATTGACAACCCTTCCGATTTGATATCCAGGGGGATGTTAGGTGATCAGCTTTCGGCTAACAGTCTATGGGTAAATGGTCCCTCCTGGCTATCTGAACCTTTATATTTTTGTCATGAAGTTAAAAACTTGTTTTCTATGGAAGAAGCTAATTGTAAGGACGATATGACTTGTGCTGCTCTCAGTTTAGACACATCTTTGCTTGAATTTGATAGATGGGGTCACTTTAGTAAAGCTCAGCATCTAATGGCTTGGGTTTTGAGATTTGTGCATAACTAAAATGCATGTAATTAAGTGTTTGGGAACTTCAGGCCCACTGACTTCAGATGAATTAGAGAAGGCCAAAACTAATATGATATATTGTGTACAGAGAGAGGTCTATCCCTTGGAAGTTAAtgctttattgagaaaaaaaccTATTCCAAAGGGGTCAAGTTTGTGTAAATTGGATCCTTTTCTAGATCAGCAAGGTTTATTGAGAATTAAGGGTAGGCTTgagcatgcagaattaacctATGAAAGTACGTAAACACCCAGTAATAATACCCAAATGTCACTTTGCTAAACTACTTGTCAGCTTTCAACATATACTTCTTAAACATGCAGGTGTTTCTTCTATTATGTCTTCCTTAAGAAGTAGTTTTTGGATAATAGGAATTAGAGTATTAGCAAAGCCTGTCATCAAGAAATGCGTTAGATGTCAAAGACATGATTCAAGGGCTTGCAGTCAACCTGTAGCTCCTTTACCATAATTaaggaattgaatttataaaatttgtggccatttgccacgcgccgaagccaaaggccattcagcgcatatatatcaactggatatatttactaatagaagATACACTTACATAActaaatcaaattcaaattaaaatactcaattaaatatcataaaacaaatggatttccttaagaaatttaaaaatctcctctgtgggagcaccctctcctaaaatatctgacaaaggtttgttggtgaagcCAAACCGACGTctaagattaaaataaagaggacagtcaacaaatatacgcctcactgtaatgccaacattacaattggagcattaaggaacctgcctctctgctccactagttaaaagatacctgtgtgttaaaaatgtatgccctatacgcaggcgtgttaaaactatactagatcttctatccatcccaacagaaggtgtCCAGGGATGAacaggtctgatcgatttcagctttaaattgttatttaagttggaccagtgattctgccacttagtcctacaaaatgatttaataaaaagtttaaaatcttcacagggaaccctcacagagtgggaagctgcctgcttagcggctgtatcagccagctcattaccacgaattcccacatgcaagggaacccaacaaaacttcacactgatgtgttttcgagaatgcaggaggaccagccaatcctgcacctcttgaatgagttgattagatggcatcaacttctgtaGTGCAGCTagagaactctgggaatcacaataaataatatatgagtccccagtgctacctgtactaaaataaattttaaaacactaaaaatagcataaatctcagcattgaaaattgagaagttaatagggaggctttttttaattgttctctcaccgacgatgacagaacatccaactccatttgctgattttgacccatctgtatatacagcaatcgagttactatgctcagaaacatgggccaagaagctacttttaagctgagcacttgagctgatctttttgttgtctctaatttggcaaatatctaaaggaggcctacaccaaggagggaatttagaaaatgtagtttccataaccagtggaggaataaggcctacctctctcgcactgatgtttaatctaacttcaaggggcttaggcaatgtaggtttagttgttgctctgtcaacaggatgttttatatacttaaaatttggattggACTGGGAGGTTAGTGctcgtgacaaatatcggagaccctgttcctccctccgaatgaaaagagaaggaaaaccagaatctacataaaggctctcaacaggagacattttaaaagcacctgtacaaatacgcaatgccatattgtgtactacatccagcttgcctaacaaggtcttacatgccgagccataaatctgagatccataatcaatcttactcaagcataaggcctgataaattcttaataaagtagtacggtcagctccaaaattcaggttactaacaactttaagaatattgcaccgttgtttaacatttactgcagtctcatttatatgttcagcaaaagtcaattttttgtcaaaaataattcctaaatatttgacttcatcttcatacaacaaaatagaaccatctaaaaataaggttggaatctcttcccttctacgtgttctacaaaaacgtatagctttagttttctcagcagaaaatttgaaacctttactattagcccaggtagtagcagcattaattgcaatctgaattttagtacaagcttcaactgcagtagctctactacacaaaacaacaatatcatccgcgaatgcttgaccagttactccaacagggagatgttcaagtaaaccgttaatggcaatattaaaaaaggttggactaagcacactcccctgtggaatgccttcttcctgaagatactctgatgagaaggtagacccaattctaactttaaggtaccggtcagacaggaagtctttggcaaaattaaacatattgccaccaatacgccattcaaccagctgcattaaaatacctgccctccaggtagtatcaaacgctttttccagatcaaagaacactgcaattgtttgattttggactgcaaaagcattctgaatctcacgtgtaagacataataagggatccaaagtACTACGATTCTTAcggaagccaaattgcctcttcgacaacaggatctttgtttctaataaccatatcagacgaaaattcaccattcgttcgtaaatcttgaaaagacagctggtaagagcaataggcctataacttttgggatgactagggtcctttccgggttttaaaacaggaactataacagagtttttccacaacttgtatgaagtccctgagcaccagaattcatttaaaacatcgacaaagaatttttttgactccagaggtagaTGAGAAATCatggcataaataatatcatcttctccaggtgatgttggagaggacaaagataaggcatattcaaattcgacaatactaaatggaaggttatatgcctcagagttagaacaaacaagcggattaactatagtcatgtttctaatattgcgaaattcaggggagtagtgactggggcttgaaatgcttgaaaaatgccgagcaaaggcctctgccacctctcttgcattcGATATAACTACCAAATTGATTTTCAAAATcggtaaaggagaaggggaaaatttccctagtaatttacggagtctatcccaaaccagagaaactGGCgtgttatactttaattctgatatgtacctaacgaaggattccctccttgcttctttaaagacttgcttttgtttggtgaggtttttcttgtatattattctattgaccaagacaggacgccttcgatatcgcttgtaactagctcttgcaattttcctactcaaggcacatttactattccaccaaggtaacagtggacgacggggtttccctgatgttttaggaattgacatcattgcccctccaatcattatactagcgagatattcgtaggcagccgaggggcaaggaaattcattggccttacgattgactttggtagatttttcatacagctgccaatcagcctcctttatcttccatttgggtaaagatggggatggggtattttgtacatacttaagacgGATGGGgtagtggtcgctcccatagagattttcatccactgaccacttatggtctaatcgtaatgacgacgaacatattgtaagatcaactgctgaactggagttatgggctacatcaaaccttgtaggagaaccatCGTTCATTAAAaatacatcattgcaatctaacaatctttcaattataagaccactatgatcacacctaccttccccccaaaaagtatgttttgcattgaaatcccccatcacaatgaaaggctgaggtagttggtctaaaagtgactgcaaatcttcaacctctaattgtcttggattgccagctctgtccaccaatcgagtttctaggccaagttctagataaagagagcacagagtgacccatttgttTATGAAAATCTGTCTTGCACAAGTttgcagtatggagtctaatttgataactttttgtggtaatgacttggccgcaataatacatgtaccaccatgagcatgttcacctacaggtggtggagatctgtgaaaaataaagttctgtccacagttaggagaaacattaccaagtttagtctcttgcaaacaaagggcagctaaattatgctccttgaaaaggacccggacctgcTCTCTGACTGGAAACCtcttatgttccactgacatagagccattatttacaatttttttttttactttttggacttggattgggctggcctggaaagacttggtcttggtctttgtttcgtagaggaacttggcagatcctcaagagacctgctatttcctctcttgggaaccctactatggtgtggggatataggtggagatgatgagaGTACCGTTCTGCAGCGTGCACCtcagccttatgaggtgcactgaacaaggtgtcattctgggacatacccagatcaggcagtgaagctgcctgtgaggattctacatcagaagcccgagagacctcccagaagcccagaggaggcccatcggaggggacaaaggagccttcttggatgaaggcagagatgctgaatgtacttcgagctcagaaggggatagctgaagctttggctttgaagttggcatcctagtttgataatttttattcgattttccaattttcactacatcactatattgaggtcttgggaacaaaagtctttttcccaggccaatacttagatgttcagcatgagctttctctatggctgccacttcttttttaaatgactcacattccttatgccttgcattatgatttcccttacaatttatacataatattggattagaacattcgccttcatacttttgtaaagagcaggcagcacataactggtttctagtacacacctttgacgagtggccatatccaaaacatatgaaacattggagtggtctatgcttaaaaggtctaacatgaaatctctctccttgtcaacatatacataatcaggaacttgatcattagtgaaagtgaaaataatcattcttgactttggcaccttgaaaatcttccacactttatcatcacacatttccagcaattcctcgtcagacagttcatataggtcttgactgaaaaccactcccttagcataactagaactatagtgtggtttgacctcttttatcatattagtatttttcacctcttttatcatattagtatttttcagtttagagatcatgtgtccttgtctataagactttgcatgaaccaaaaaactgttctttccaaatctagtaatatctgagttggtcattgttcctaccaatgttcttaaatgtttcctgaagtgaaaaagattacaaaagcctgattttgttgaaacaatcagccacctggcaggtagaggtgtcctcaccttacgtttcccatctgtagtttcctgactgaccctagctggataaaaggaatctacttcaatattctggggcattttatgaattaatacacactttaatttttccttatgtgaacacttgaaagcattcatggcattcttatgagtagtaaactcaatccaaaccctccaatatgcaaaatcttcagtttcacaatacttaactttaatttcaccataccttccaaacatttccataaatgcaacgcaatttaaatctgaggagagagaatcaacataaaggattctctcaccactactagaagtatccatagccacattcaaggtcttgccatgggtcgtcttctgtgcaattgaattttctataggattgtctttgtccgtgccagaggtcgaagaggagggtagtgtcaggaggtcgcattgtccgggggagtttatcatagggtcattattcattaatccttcaagagaaatttgaaaaaccgactgcaaatcaggcagaaaaccaggccccccacaccaacccctctctcaccaaagacactcagcagagactgactcccgtatgtccactccctaccctaccccgaagggatagctctatcataacatgagtggctcaagtgtaagcaaaacccgcttgataggactgagggcataactagtatgcaatcatccccattcatgttacaatagagggcaaaccggatagaatgctgagagtcctaccgtagagactatacctccccggattccgcaggcaagtcccccataggtagttccgccccaatagatattggtatgaaatcatatcaacatcctcagggtccaaacatactcgagaggcggaccaaacttctaaagtctctgccatttggatcaagaaagagccaatgcgcagaagcccagcccctgcccaacctgtaagaaggttttagtgaagaggggggggatagctaggttgagcaactgagttaaagatagtagaagagtggaagcaaatttaagtaagaggaaaattgagacttttggattcgatctgggagatatttctcccagttcgaaagccctcttgcccgctatgaattttcagcagtcagctgaaaatgcgtaacttcgtcaaggcagtctcaaatcaagagggaccAGAATTAAGGGTGAAGGCTGCACCACCATTTACCATTTACTGTAACTGGTCTCGACTTTGCTGGTCCTCTATTTTGTGCTGATTTTGCAtcgaaaaattttatattttgtttttcacgtgTGCTGTAGTCCGTGCCATATACGTAGAGCTTACTGACTCCATGAGTGTCTTTGACTGTATGCTTGCAATTCGCAGATTTATTGCTCGTAGGGGCCTTCCATCGGTGCTGTATTCCGATAATGCCAAGACCTTTGTTGCATGTGTCAGTGAATTGCAAAAGGTTTATGGACACCTGTCTCCCCACTGGAGATTTATAGTTCCAAGGTCTCCATGGTGGGGAGGTTGGTGGGAACGTTTAATAAGATCAGTAAAGTCTGCTGTTCGAAAAACTTTAGGtggtaattatatttccaggtGTGAATTAGAAACGACCTTACATGAAGTTGAGGCATGTGTAAATTCCAGGCCTTTGACTTTTGTTAGTGATGAACCTGATGCCCCTGTCCCTttatctccctctcattttcttattGGGAGAAGTACAGGTTTTCAAATTCCGGTGAACACTGACCCTTCTTGTATTTCAGCTAAGGATTTAAGTGATAGAGAAATCTTAAGAAGGCAGATCTTAAATAAGTTTAGGACTGTATGGAGCAATGATTGTATCAGGAATTTACCTTGTGTTGTTAAGGGTTTCACTCCAAATTGTGACCTGAAAAAGGGTGATTTAGTGTTAGTGAAGGAAGATAATTTGCCCAGACTGCATTGGCCCTTGGGTGTGATAGTTGATGTATTTCCAGGCAAAGATGGACTTATTAGAAGTGTAAATGTAAAAACTTCCAAAGGGGTAGTTACCACAAAGATTACATTATCTGGAAATTTCAAGTTTTGACTCTGAAGCTATACCAGAAACCATAAATGAATCCATGCCTGAATCCCCTCTTGAGAAATCTAAGTCTGTATTCCCTCTTGAGTACTCTGTTGAGAATCGCACCCGATCGGGCCAGATAACTAAGGTCCCTAAGAAACTAGATTTGTGATCATACAGGTTTGTATCTAGATTCACATGCTTATTCaagatttgattgattgattg
This region of Macrobrachium nipponense isolate FS-2020 chromosome 25, ASM1510439v2, whole genome shotgun sequence genomic DNA includes:
- the LOC135198968 gene encoding uncharacterized protein LOC135198968; the protein is MSVFDCMLAIRRFIARRGLPSVLYSDNAKTFVACVSELQKVYGHLSPHWRFIVPRSPWWGGWWERLIRSVKSAVRKTLGGNYISRCELETTLHEVEACVNSRPLTFVSDEPDAPVPLSPSHFLIGRSTGFQIPVNTDPSCISAKDLSDREILRRQILNKFRTVWSNDCIRNLPCVVKGFTPNCDLKKGDLVLVKEDNLPRLHWPLGVIVDVFPGKDGLIRSVNVKTSKGVVTTKITLSGNFKF